The following proteins are encoded in a genomic region of Cyclonatronum proteinivorum:
- the leuS gene encoding leucine--tRNA ligase — translation MKEYKPSQIEPKWQRYWDEHKTFKTDDSDRSKPKYYVLDMFPYPSGSGLHVGHPEGYTATDIVARYKRMKGFNVLHPMGWDAFGLPAEQYAIKTGTHPRETTEKNIGRFKTQLKSLGFAYDWDREINTTSPDYYRWTQWIFLQLYKKGLAYQADVPVNWCPELGTVLANEEVIDGKSEVGGFPVIRRPMRQWMLKITEYAERLLEDLEELDWSESIKLMQRNWIGKSVGANITFKVQGHEGAEIKVFTTRPDTLFGATYMVLAPEHELVSQITTADQRAEMEAYAEQASRKSDLDRGELNKNKTGVFTGAYAINPATSEPVPVYVADYVLITYGTGAIMAVPGHDERDWEFAQKYGLEIREVVAGGDVTKAAYTKTEGSACVNSDNGEVSLNGLEVDAAKKRIIGWLEEKGLGEGAVTYKLRDWLFSRQRYWGEPFPIIHVEGEPKPLSEADLPLTLPDVERYEPSGSPESPLAAITDWVETTDPETGKPARRETNTMPQWAGSCWYYLRFIDPDYTEGPVSKEKEQYWMPVDLYVGGAEHAVLHLLYARFWHKVLYDLGIVSTKEPFQKLVNQGMILGEVEYTVYRAADGSFLTQDDLKTYSGDLTRIRLRQDQVTKNDEEGYELDPSRAGETVLVMHPNGSREEVNGYFTDAELKVPVPVEARSFKMSKSRGNVINPDEVVKQYGADALRLYEMFMGPLEQPKPWSMSGVEGVYRFLKRVWRLMIDEEGEGALHPLLSDAEPSRAQEKALHEAIKKVTEDIEGFRFNTGISALMIFVNEAMQWEERPRKLMRDFLLLLSPYAPHLTEELWERLAFGGTAAEQAWPVYDPEKLVSDVKTYAVQVNGKVRGEITLPLSDASDKEKVLSLAKAEPGVAKYLEGGKIVKEIFVPMRIVNLVVKPA, via the coding sequence ATGAAAGAGTACAAACCTTCGCAAATTGAGCCGAAATGGCAGCGCTACTGGGACGAGCATAAGACCTTTAAAACCGACGATTCCGACCGCAGCAAGCCCAAATATTATGTGCTGGATATGTTCCCCTATCCAAGCGGCAGCGGCTTGCACGTGGGTCATCCCGAGGGATACACGGCAACCGATATTGTGGCGCGCTACAAGCGGATGAAGGGTTTCAACGTGCTGCACCCGATGGGCTGGGACGCCTTCGGTCTGCCTGCCGAGCAATACGCGATCAAGACCGGCACGCACCCGCGGGAGACAACCGAGAAGAATATCGGGCGCTTCAAAACGCAGCTCAAATCGCTGGGCTTTGCCTACGACTGGGACCGCGAAATCAACACGACATCTCCGGATTACTACCGCTGGACACAGTGGATTTTCCTGCAGCTCTACAAAAAAGGACTGGCTTATCAGGCGGATGTGCCCGTGAACTGGTGTCCGGAGCTGGGCACGGTGCTGGCCAATGAGGAAGTAATCGACGGCAAGAGCGAGGTCGGCGGCTTCCCGGTTATTCGTCGCCCGATGCGGCAGTGGATGCTCAAAATTACCGAATACGCCGAGCGCTTATTGGAAGACCTGGAAGAGCTGGACTGGTCGGAATCCATCAAGCTGATGCAGCGCAACTGGATCGGGAAATCGGTAGGGGCGAACATCACCTTTAAGGTGCAGGGGCACGAAGGTGCGGAAATCAAGGTGTTTACGACGCGTCCGGATACCCTGTTCGGGGCGACCTACATGGTGCTGGCACCGGAGCATGAGCTGGTGTCGCAAATTACGACCGCGGATCAGCGGGCTGAAATGGAAGCCTATGCTGAACAGGCTTCACGGAAATCCGATCTTGACCGGGGTGAGCTGAACAAGAACAAGACGGGCGTGTTTACCGGCGCCTACGCGATCAACCCCGCGACCAGCGAGCCAGTGCCCGTGTATGTGGCCGACTACGTGCTCATCACCTACGGAACCGGCGCCATCATGGCCGTGCCGGGTCATGACGAGCGCGACTGGGAGTTTGCCCAAAAGTACGGCCTTGAGATCCGCGAGGTTGTAGCCGGTGGCGATGTCACCAAAGCGGCCTACACCAAAACCGAAGGCAGTGCCTGCGTGAACTCTGACAACGGCGAAGTTTCCCTGAACGGGCTGGAAGTAGATGCGGCCAAGAAGCGCATCATCGGCTGGCTCGAAGAAAAGGGACTGGGCGAGGGCGCGGTGACCTACAAGCTGCGCGACTGGCTGTTCTCGCGGCAGCGCTACTGGGGCGAGCCGTTCCCGATCATCCATGTGGAGGGCGAGCCGAAGCCGCTGAGCGAGGCCGATCTGCCACTCACCCTGCCCGATGTGGAGCGCTACGAACCCAGCGGAAGTCCGGAATCCCCCCTGGCCGCCATCACGGACTGGGTCGAGACGACCGATCCCGAGACCGGCAAACCCGCCCGACGCGAGACCAACACCATGCCGCAATGGGCGGGATCGTGCTGGTACTACCTGCGATTCATCGATCCCGATTACACGGAAGGACCCGTCTCCAAAGAAAAAGAACAGTACTGGATGCCGGTCGATCTCTACGTTGGCGGGGCCGAACATGCGGTGCTGCACTTGTTGTATGCGCGTTTCTGGCACAAGGTGCTGTATGATCTGGGCATTGTTTCCACAAAAGAGCCCTTCCAAAAGCTGGTCAATCAGGGCATGATTCTGGGCGAAGTGGAGTACACGGTGTACCGCGCGGCAGACGGCAGCTTCCTTACGCAGGATGATCTCAAAACCTATTCGGGCGATCTCACGCGTATCAGGCTGCGGCAGGATCAGGTCACGAAAAATGACGAGGAAGGCTACGAACTCGATCCGTCACGCGCGGGTGAGACCGTGCTGGTGATGCATCCGAACGGAAGCCGGGAAGAAGTGAACGGCTACTTCACCGATGCCGAACTGAAAGTGCCGGTGCCGGTAGAAGCCCGTTCCTTCAAGATGTCGAAATCCCGCGGGAACGTCATCAACCCCGACGAGGTCGTAAAACAGTACGGTGCCGATGCCCTGCGTTTGTACGAAATGTTCATGGGACCGCTGGAACAGCCCAAGCCCTGGAGTATGAGCGGGGTCGAAGGCGTGTACCGCTTCCTGAAGCGGGTCTGGCGCCTGATGATTGATGAGGAAGGAGAGGGTGCGCTGCATCCGCTGCTGAGCGATGCCGAACCCAGCCGCGCGCAGGAAAAAGCCCTGCATGAAGCTATCAAAAAAGTGACCGAGGACATTGAAGGATTCCGTTTCAACACCGGTATTTCCGCGCTGATGATTTTCGTGAACGAAGCCATGCAGTGGGAGGAGCGACCGCGCAAGCTGATGCGCGATTTCCTGCTGCTGCTGAGTCCGTACGCACCGCACCTGACCGAAGAACTGTGGGAGCGGCTGGCTTTTGGAGGCACGGCAGCGGAACAGGCCTGGCCGGTGTACGATCCTGAAAAGCTCGTCAGCGATGTCAAAACCTATGCCGTGCAGGTGAACGGCAAGGTCCGCGGTGAAATCACCCTGCCGCTGAGCGACGCGTCAGACAAAGAAAAGGTACTGAGCCTTGCGAAAGCCGAGCCGGGTGTAGCCAAATATCTGGAAGGCGGCAAAATCGTGAAGGAAATTTTTGTCCCGATGCGGATTGTGAATCTCGTAGTGAAGCCCGCGTAG
- a CDS encoding M20 family peptidase: protein MLLFLLGSLVLLLAIMIFRTVQLSAREPDVEPSTPLPVNLDEATQRLSRAIQFKTVSQQDASMIDGDEFHKMHRFLAKAFPLVHEKLSRETVNHYSLLYRWEGKNPDLKPIMLTCHLDVVPVEPGTEADWDHPPFAGAITDEHIYGRGTMDVQSGVMAILEATEALLQQGYEPERTVYLGFGHDEEIDGEFGASEIGKLLQERGIEMEFLLDEGLPVVEELIEGIKSPVALVAVAEKGYLSLELSLTAEGGHSSVPQGTTSIARLGKALHRLENTPLPAKFDAHLTATFEAIGTGMPFYLRFVMANLWLFKGLLRRFLATIPATNAAIRTTTATTIFESGVKENLIPTLARAVVNFRIHPNDSVESVIAHVKKAIGDDAIKVEKLFGHIEPSPVSSITNTPYRQLSRAIREIFPEVAVAPSLMVGATDARHYTGISRNIYRFFPLRAEQSDLDRVHGTNERLSIQNYGEMIQFYARVIRNTTG, encoded by the coding sequence ATGCTTCTTTTCCTCCTGGGTTCGCTTGTCCTCCTTTTGGCCATCATGATTTTCCGCACCGTTCAGCTTTCCGCACGCGAACCGGACGTCGAACCCTCCACACCCCTGCCTGTAAACCTCGACGAAGCCACGCAGCGCCTCAGCCGCGCCATTCAGTTTAAAACTGTTTCGCAACAAGACGCGAGCATGATTGACGGGGATGAGTTTCATAAAATGCACCGCTTTCTGGCGAAGGCCTTCCCCCTCGTTCACGAAAAGCTGTCGCGCGAAACTGTGAACCACTACAGCCTCCTCTACCGCTGGGAAGGCAAAAATCCGGACCTCAAGCCCATCATGCTCACCTGCCACCTCGATGTCGTGCCCGTTGAGCCCGGCACCGAAGCCGACTGGGATCACCCCCCTTTTGCAGGTGCCATCACCGACGAGCACATCTACGGACGCGGCACCATGGACGTGCAGTCCGGCGTCATGGCCATACTCGAAGCCACCGAAGCCCTCCTGCAGCAAGGGTACGAACCCGAGCGTACCGTTTATCTCGGCTTCGGTCACGACGAAGAAATCGACGGCGAATTTGGGGCAAGTGAAATCGGCAAGCTCCTTCAGGAACGCGGCATAGAAATGGAATTTTTACTCGATGAAGGCCTTCCGGTTGTCGAAGAACTCATCGAAGGAATCAAAAGTCCGGTCGCGCTCGTCGCCGTTGCCGAAAAAGGCTACCTCAGCCTCGAGCTCAGCCTCACTGCGGAAGGCGGACACTCCTCCGTGCCACAGGGCACCACATCCATTGCGCGGCTCGGCAAAGCCCTGCACCGGCTCGAAAACACCCCCCTGCCCGCCAAATTCGACGCCCATCTCACCGCCACCTTCGAAGCCATCGGCACCGGCATGCCCTTCTACCTGCGCTTCGTGATGGCCAACCTCTGGCTCTTCAAAGGCCTGTTGCGCCGCTTCCTCGCCACCATCCCCGCCACCAACGCCGCCATCCGCACCACCACCGCCACCACCATATTCGAATCGGGCGTCAAAGAAAACCTCATCCCCACCCTCGCCCGGGCCGTCGTCAACTTCCGCATCCACCCCAACGACTCCGTCGAAAGCGTCATCGCCCACGTCAAAAAAGCCATCGGAGACGACGCCATCAAAGTCGAAAAACTCTTCGGACACATCGAACCTTCCCCGGTTTCCTCCATCACCAACACGCCCTACCGGCAGCTCTCCCGCGCCATCCGCGAAATCTTCCCCGAAGTTGCCGTCGCCCCATCCCTCATGGTCGGCGCCACCGACGCCCGCCACTACACCGGCATAAGCCGCAACATCTACCGCTTCTTCCCCCTCCGCGCCGAACAAAGCGACCTCGACCGCGTGCACGGCACCAACGAACGCCTCTCCATCCAAAACTACGGCGAAATGATCCAATTCTACGCCCGCGTCATCCGCAACACCACCGGATAA
- a CDS encoding RloB family protein, which translates to MFVGIEGGSRTSSKEAKYLDMFHGFNKNVQVRVYPCDEHKSAPLHVLDHLKNKLKEEILQEGDEAWLVIDRDRYGSHLPEVARRCNDANVRLALSNPCFEYWLLLHLEDPQAHLQSCGDVKPVLSAALDRIDTSEGFESIYIDRFQTAVDRAERRDTASDRWPQQNGSRVYQLVKRIVRS; encoded by the coding sequence TTGTTTGTTGGTATTGAAGGTGGCAGTAGAACATCAAGTAAGGAGGCCAAATATCTGGATATGTTTCATGGCTTTAATAAAAATGTTCAGGTGCGGGTTTATCCTTGTGATGAACATAAATCGGCGCCCCTGCATGTGTTAGATCATCTGAAAAACAAGCTGAAAGAGGAAATTCTTCAGGAGGGTGATGAGGCTTGGCTGGTAATTGACAGAGACAGGTATGGATCCCATTTACCGGAAGTGGCGCGAAGATGTAATGATGCGAATGTCCGGCTGGCTTTGAGCAACCCCTGTTTTGAGTATTGGCTTTTGTTACATCTTGAAGATCCGCAAGCGCATCTGCAATCATGCGGAGATGTGAAACCAGTATTGTCTGCAGCTCTTGATCGGATTGATACGAGCGAGGGGTTTGAGTCGATTTATATCGATCGCTTTCAGACTGCCGTTGATCGGGCTGAGCGGCGTGATACCGCGTCTGACAGGTGGCCGCAACAAAACGGCAGCCGGGTTTATCAGCTCGTGAAAAGAATCGTGCGCTCTTAG
- a CDS encoding AAA family ATPase, translating into MLVQFSVSNFRSIEEEVVFKMISDSVREHTSHQISTNFRTPEKLLRFGAIYGANASGKTNLIEAVRFARDLICSGREPDEPLNPPYFRFSGSRSAEPTCIEFILWIDNELYTYGFAVSARRIEEEWLYAQRPGAAERKLFERKSDEDGAIVDHGKSLESPGFSGKVITLVETTTRNNQLFLYSLADNNHKGVLPVVDWFRKTLTVVSAVAQQRQLLLKARDDRRFSDFLSTLLKRVGTGIERVELEGRKIDIKRDLSFFPPNIKKDVQLSLSKLKDGQGIILSMEQMQRIYEKKDGAILEYHLQAIHKDRDGNEVSLPIEEESDGTQRLVHLSPLFADAIDQDKVVFIDELDRRLHPMLSRALVELFNETGSTNSNTQLIFTTHDTHLFDQDLLRRDELWLMEKNKWGASQLVSLLDFDIRNDVKLSRNYLQGRFGGIPKIKYDLTNGSDRYVEV; encoded by the coding sequence ATGCTTGTTCAGTTTTCGGTTTCTAATTTCAGGTCTATAGAAGAAGAGGTTGTTTTTAAGATGATTTCCGATTCAGTCAGAGAGCATACTTCCCATCAGATCTCAACCAATTTCCGTACGCCGGAAAAGTTGCTGCGCTTTGGTGCCATATACGGGGCGAATGCTTCCGGTAAGACCAATCTGATTGAGGCTGTTCGGTTTGCCCGTGATTTGATTTGCTCCGGTAGGGAACCTGATGAACCTTTGAATCCGCCTTATTTCCGCTTTTCTGGTAGCCGATCTGCGGAACCTACTTGTATAGAGTTCATTTTGTGGATCGACAATGAGCTTTACACGTATGGCTTTGCCGTGAGTGCGCGGAGGATAGAGGAAGAGTGGCTGTATGCGCAACGTCCCGGGGCAGCGGAGCGGAAGTTGTTCGAGCGGAAATCTGATGAAGACGGCGCCATTGTTGATCATGGTAAATCCCTTGAATCTCCCGGTTTTTCGGGCAAAGTGATCACTTTGGTTGAAACAACGACACGCAATAATCAGCTGTTTTTGTATAGCCTGGCCGATAATAATCACAAAGGCGTGCTTCCTGTCGTGGATTGGTTCAGGAAAACGCTGACCGTTGTGAGCGCGGTAGCGCAGCAACGGCAGCTCTTGCTAAAAGCACGTGATGACCGGAGGTTCTCTGATTTTCTGAGTACGCTTCTTAAGCGCGTGGGTACCGGTATAGAAAGGGTTGAGCTGGAGGGCAGAAAAATTGATATTAAGAGAGATTTATCTTTTTTTCCGCCTAACATCAAGAAGGATGTTCAGCTTAGCCTTTCTAAATTAAAGGACGGTCAGGGTATCATCCTGTCGATGGAGCAAATGCAGCGTATATATGAAAAGAAGGATGGCGCCATCCTGGAATATCATCTTCAGGCTATTCATAAAGACAGGGATGGCAATGAGGTGAGTCTGCCAATTGAAGAGGAGTCGGATGGCACACAGCGGCTGGTACATCTGAGCCCGTTGTTTGCTGACGCAATTGACCAGGATAAGGTTGTCTTTATTGATGAGCTTGATCGCAGGTTGCACCCGATGCTGAGTAGGGCGCTGGTTGAGTTGTTCAATGAAACGGGCAGTACCAACAGCAATACGCAGTTAATTTTTACTACGCACGACACGCATTTGTTTGATCAGGACCTTCTGCGCAGGGATGAACTCTGGCTCATGGAAAAAAATAAGTGGGGTGCTTCCCAACTTGTTTCCTTGCTTGATTTTGATATTCGCAATGATGTAAAGCTTTCCAGGAATTACCTGCAGGGGCGTTTCGGTGGTATTCCGAAAATTAAATACGATCTCACCAACGGGTCAGACCGGTATGTCGAAGTATAG
- a CDS encoding transposase — translation MEKTKTRKTYTAEFKRQAVERALENNDVMQTARDLGVDHTSIRKWIKDVQQNADQAFPGSGNPRNNEIKAIKREISKLREENEILKKAAGIFALRSRKDTSL, via the coding sequence ATGGAAAAAACCAAAACACGCAAAACGTACACAGCTGAATTTAAAAGACAGGCTGTTGAACGCGCTTTAGAAAATAATGATGTAATGCAAACCGCCCGTGACCTGGGGGTGGATCATACCAGCATTCGTAAATGGATCAAAGACGTTCAACAGAACGCAGATCAGGCATTTCCGGGAAGCGGCAATCCCAGAAATAATGAGATTAAAGCCATAAAGCGCGAAATATCCAAGCTCCGGGAGGAGAACGAAATCTTAAAAAAGGCAGCAGGTATCTTTGCGCTCCGTTCCCGCAAAGATACCAGTTTATAA
- the argS gene encoding arginine--tRNA ligase, which produces MKAYLVRILSEALATISDQPLEADIIIEKPRSPEHGDAATNLAMTLTKKLKMPPRKIAEAIKAALPMDDGYLSAVEIAGPGFINFRFSESWLYGQLAEILMRAEAYGKSSANAGKRMQIEFVSANPTGPLTVGHGRNAVLGDTIARLLEWTGAKVDREYYFNNAGRQMRVLGESVRARYLQKLGQDAELPEDGYQGGYIGDIAQTLIDEHDEALISCPATDPVFKNAAEQAIFADIRQTLERMNIIMDSFFNEHTLYEDGAIDRVVSRLRELDLAYDADGAVWFRTTTFGKEKDTVLVKSTGEPTYRLPDIAYHISKLDRGYDTCIDIFGADHIATYPDVVSAVKALGYDSDRIDVQVYQFVTIVKDGEPVKMSTRKANYVTLDELMDMVGSDVTRFFFLMRTPGTHLEFDLDQATEQGEKNPVFYLQYAHARIHSILAKAAEEYKLDSEAALGQLTHPTEITLIKELLQFPDMVAQGAQHREPHRLINYLNDVAASFHRFYHDCRIMGEAPELAIARVALLRATGTVLKNGLTILGITAPERM; this is translated from the coding sequence ATGAAAGCATACCTGGTTCGCATCCTTTCCGAAGCCCTCGCCACCATTTCTGATCAGCCGCTCGAGGCCGACATCATCATCGAGAAACCCCGCAGCCCCGAACACGGCGACGCCGCGACCAACCTCGCGATGACCCTCACCAAAAAACTGAAAATGCCCCCGCGCAAAATCGCCGAAGCCATCAAAGCCGCCCTCCCGATGGATGACGGCTACCTCAGCGCGGTCGAAATCGCCGGACCAGGTTTCATCAACTTCCGCTTCTCCGAAAGCTGGCTGTACGGTCAACTCGCGGAAATTTTAATGCGTGCTGAAGCGTACGGTAAAAGCAGCGCCAACGCCGGCAAGCGCATGCAGATCGAATTTGTGAGCGCCAACCCCACCGGACCGCTCACGGTAGGCCACGGCCGCAACGCCGTACTTGGCGATACCATCGCCCGCTTGCTGGAATGGACAGGCGCCAAGGTTGACCGCGAATACTACTTCAACAATGCCGGGCGGCAAATGCGCGTACTCGGTGAAAGCGTGCGCGCCCGCTACTTGCAAAAACTCGGTCAGGATGCCGAACTCCCCGAAGACGGCTATCAGGGCGGCTACATCGGCGACATTGCCCAAACGCTGATCGACGAACATGACGAAGCGCTCATAAGCTGCCCCGCGACCGATCCTGTTTTCAAAAACGCCGCCGAACAGGCCATCTTCGCGGACATCCGCCAAACCCTCGAGCGCATGAACATCATCATGGACAGCTTCTTCAACGAGCACACGCTCTACGAAGACGGCGCCATTGACCGGGTTGTAAGCCGGCTGCGCGAGCTTGACCTCGCCTACGACGCCGACGGAGCTGTCTGGTTCCGCACCACCACATTCGGCAAGGAAAAAGACACCGTGCTCGTGAAGAGCACCGGAGAGCCGACCTATCGCCTGCCAGATATCGCCTACCATATCAGCAAGCTCGACCGCGGCTACGATACCTGCATCGACATATTCGGCGCCGATCACATTGCGACCTATCCCGACGTCGTCTCCGCCGTGAAAGCCCTCGGCTACGACAGCGACCGCATTGATGTGCAGGTGTATCAGTTTGTCACCATCGTCAAAGACGGCGAGCCGGTCAAGATGAGCACCCGCAAAGCCAACTACGTCACCCTCGACGAGCTCATGGATATGGTCGGCAGCGACGTCACCCGTTTCTTTTTCCTCATGCGCACCCCTGGCACGCACCTCGAATTCGACCTTGATCAGGCGACCGAACAGGGCGAGAAAAACCCCGTTTTCTATCTGCAGTATGCGCATGCCCGCATCCACAGCATCCTCGCCAAAGCCGCCGAAGAATACAAGCTCGATAGCGAAGCCGCTCTTGGTCAGCTCACGCATCCGACGGAGATCACCCTCATCAAAGAGCTCCTGCAGTTCCCCGACATGGTCGCGCAGGGCGCACAGCACCGCGAACCGCACCGCCTCATAAACTACCTCAACGACGTAGCTGCAAGCTTCCACCGCTTCTACCACGACTGCCGCATCATGGGCGAAGCCCCTGAGCTCGCCATCGCCCGCGTCGCCCTCCTCCGCGCCACAGGCACCGTCCTCAAAAACGGCCTCACCATCTTAGGCATCACCGCACCGGAACGGATGTAG
- the radC gene encoding RadC family protein, translating into MAEINLKTADYSAQKVDKKKGVRNMLPEEQPREKLMKYGPDVLTDSELLAILLRSGTQGMNVMEVSRALLEKSGSLHKLARHDWEEIGGIKGIGKVKAITLVAVFELARRINQDSEDEKIFFLYPEQVYSYFGPMLRDNHKEVFIVGHLNSAKQLTGYDRISIGGANATVVDPNEVLRRAIINRAHNIMLVHNHPSGNPRPSSADVQLTKRIIGGAKMLGIDVADHIIVAGYEWTSFKKLGIIG; encoded by the coding sequence ATGGCTGAAATTAATCTGAAAACGGCGGATTATTCTGCCCAAAAAGTTGACAAGAAGAAAGGCGTGCGGAACATGCTGCCGGAAGAGCAACCCCGTGAAAAGCTCATGAAATACGGGCCCGATGTTCTCACCGACTCTGAGCTACTCGCCATTTTGCTCCGCTCCGGCACGCAAGGCATGAACGTGATGGAAGTATCGCGGGCCTTGCTGGAAAAAAGCGGCAGCCTCCACAAACTGGCCCGCCACGACTGGGAAGAAATCGGCGGTATTAAGGGCATCGGCAAAGTGAAGGCCATCACCCTCGTAGCCGTCTTTGAACTCGCGCGGCGTATCAATCAGGACAGCGAAGACGAGAAAATTTTCTTTCTGTATCCCGAGCAAGTGTATTCCTACTTTGGCCCCATGCTGCGCGACAACCACAAAGAAGTCTTCATCGTGGGGCATCTCAACTCGGCCAAACAGCTCACCGGCTACGACCGCATCAGCATTGGCGGGGCCAACGCCACGGTTGTGGATCCCAACGAAGTCCTCCGGCGCGCCATCATCAACCGCGCACATAACATCATGCTCGTGCACAATCACCCGAGCGGCAACCCCCGTCCATCGAGCGCGGACGTGCAGCTCACCAAACGCATCATAGGCGGCGCGAAAATGCTCGGCATTGACGTGGCAGATCACATCATTGTAGCCGGATACGAGTGGACGAGCTTCAAAAAGCTCGGCATAATTGGCTAA
- a CDS encoding iron-sulfur cluster assembly scaffold protein, with translation MKPLKTPREQRKNPEALMSASLYTKQLIEASRKTTYRLPEGERPPAFDYEIEGINPVCGDRVLFFVTMDDGCVADIRYEVNGCLMSQASASFLAAFARGKSVAQLRKLYAEISRITDAQNTGPDPSPEELATTPWLALAQIRDYPARRKCVMMAWDALMKQFPA, from the coding sequence ATGAAGCCCCTGAAAACCCCGCGGGAACAGCGAAAAAATCCTGAGGCGCTGATGTCGGCTTCCCTTTACACCAAACAGCTTATTGAAGCCTCCCGCAAAACCACCTACCGCCTGCCGGAAGGGGAGCGACCCCCGGCATTCGACTACGAAATTGAAGGCATAAACCCGGTTTGCGGCGACCGGGTTTTGTTTTTTGTAACGATGGATGACGGCTGCGTAGCTGACATCCGCTACGAAGTCAACGGCTGCCTCATGTCGCAGGCCTCCGCTTCTTTTTTGGCTGCCTTTGCACGGGGGAAATCTGTGGCGCAGCTCCGAAAATTGTACGCTGAAATCAGCCGCATTACGGACGCGCAAAACACCGGACCTGATCCTTCCCCCGAAGAACTTGCGACCACCCCCTGGCTTGCGCTCGCACAAATTCGTGACTACCCCGCCCGCCGCAAATGCGTGATGATGGCCTGGGACGCCCTCATGAAACAGTTTCCGGCTTAA
- a CDS encoding signal peptidase II, with protein sequence MNPRSEKLTWFVVMAAIVVILDQWSKTVVRSSPELHRLTLIDGWLAFNYTTNPGMAMGISFAPTFVISIIAIIATIAIIWYTISVMDQAPKGFVICMGLVIGGALGNIADRLYMAVIKGYGTVLEGAVVDFIHFTWVWPDWVPWVGGNPSFPYIFNVADVAISSAIIIMLVFSKWLLPDDPPKAEPAPPSEAAQPEPEENDALPEATEAQGPASAADGNRDADETPHSSPGAGPEPETIRGQSAADEAPENPAGTAKKS encoded by the coding sequence GTGAATCCCAGGTCTGAAAAGCTCACGTGGTTTGTGGTGATGGCCGCGATCGTGGTCATCCTCGATCAGTGGTCTAAAACCGTTGTGCGATCAAGCCCTGAACTCCACCGGCTCACCCTCATTGATGGCTGGCTGGCGTTCAACTACACCACCAACCCCGGCATGGCCATGGGGATTTCCTTTGCGCCGACCTTCGTGATCAGCATCATTGCTATTATTGCGACCATCGCCATCATCTGGTACACCATCAGCGTGATGGATCAGGCGCCGAAAGGCTTCGTGATCTGCATGGGGCTGGTCATAGGCGGGGCGCTCGGCAATATTGCAGACCGGCTCTACATGGCCGTCATAAAAGGCTACGGCACCGTGCTGGAAGGTGCCGTGGTTGATTTCATTCATTTTACCTGGGTGTGGCCCGACTGGGTGCCCTGGGTGGGCGGAAACCCCTCCTTCCCCTACATCTTTAATGTGGCCGATGTAGCCATTTCATCGGCCATCATTATTATGCTCGTATTCTCAAAATGGTTGCTGCCCGATGATCCGCCCAAGGCGGAACCCGCGCCCCCATCTGAAGCGGCACAGCCGGAACCGGAAGAAAACGACGCGCTTCCCGAAGCAACCGAAGCACAAGGACCCGCAAGCGCAGCGGACGGGAACAGGGACGCGGATGAAACGCCTCACTCATCGCCAGGCGCCGGCCCTGAGCCGGAAACAATCCGCGGACAATCCGCCGCGGATGAAGCCCCTGAAAACCCCGCGGGAACAGCGAAAAAATCCTGA
- a CDS encoding TraR/DksA family transcriptional regulator has protein sequence MSKDTNTRISPYSDEELEYFRNIILKKRTEAEQDLEMLQAIIRESTENSSDESAYSYHMADAGTDAQEREKTYMLFNRTKKFIRYLDDALTRIDNKTYGVCRVTKKKISKGRLEAVPHTQISIEAKLKQK, from the coding sequence ATGAGCAAGGATACCAATACCCGAATTTCCCCCTACAGCGATGAGGAGCTGGAATATTTCAGAAACATCATCCTGAAAAAAAGAACGGAAGCCGAGCAGGATCTGGAAATGCTGCAGGCTATAATACGGGAGAGCACTGAAAATTCATCCGACGAATCTGCCTACTCCTACCACATGGCCGACGCCGGTACGGACGCGCAGGAGCGTGAAAAAACCTACATGCTGTTTAACCGCACCAAGAAGTTTATCCGCTACCTCGACGACGCCCTCACCCGCATCGACAACAAAACCTATGGCGTGTGCCGGGTTACCAAAAAGAAAATCTCCAAGGGGCGTCTCGAAGCGGTGCCGCATACCCAAATCAGCATTGAAGCAAAGCTCAAACAAAAATAA